tctttataccagacaattagcttcggctcggaTGGAAAACACAttgtagcaatttttttttataaagtatttAGTTGGCATTTTGgtcaggttaggttagaatagGTTTGTTTAGGTTACGTATATAATATATTCTATGCTTTacctttacccctccccctcctaatgtacaaatatatagcccaaatttgtttctaaactattatattttcatcatctttttttcttcagtagTGTTAACCACACTTTGCTTATCGTGTTTCAcgtataatacttaagtacccaaaaattcgcaaaaaaaggaaagaaaactaATGTGGATCTTACAGTCATTGTGAaggcaaaatttctaatttaaatacATTACCCTTTgcagaattaaaaaattgtgTCATCttcaagcaacaaaaaaaaagacctaCAGCTTATGCATTAAACTTaatcaaataatacaaatatttaaaaagatcgGTTACCTTCTGCcatacattttgaaaacaagaAGGGGGGATTCTTTATAAtagttttgaaatgaaaaaaattgtatttctctCAGACCATTTAACGTATTCGTGAAATGGCCCTTAATAAATTTGCAAAACGTGGAAAGAGTCAGAAATATTAAATTTGCTGATGAGTTCCTACCTCTGTGATTTTGTAACCTTTTTAATTCCAACTTCCCTTATGTCATTGAGCATCGTCATACTAAGAGGCTCTGCAGAAATAGCCTGTCTTTTGACCCTTCCTTCTCCATTCAAAACGCCGTTCGTTTTCCTCCACGGTGCATCCGGATTAATACGCAATCCATTCTCTTCAATTCCAACATGCTGAAACTTAGTTGCCAAAGTGGGCGATCTCAAAACTTGTCTATATTTATCCAATTCATTCCTTAATTGAGATATCAAATTTTCCTTatcaacaatttgcttttttagtcttttcacAACGGCATCGTATTCTCTCAATTCTTCCGTTCTCACAGCTAAAGCATGCTGTAACTCACGTATAGTCGCCATGTTTAGCTTTGCATATTACAAGCAAGACTAAGGACTTATTCTATATGAGGGCTGTATTTTCAAAGCTCACAGCGCATATGCTTCCTCCATACTGCTGGAGAGAACGTTCCTCTGGAAAAATTCTCGAAGAGGCAACTACTAAAGAAGCAGCTTCGGGAGCAAAATTACTAACCAATCACAAATGAatgttgtaaaaataaaattgatatatGGATCACGAGCTGCATAAGTCCAGATCGAGGTCGGCTTCTTTTATAAGAGCAAGAAACTAGAAGATTCCTAATTTGGATGTGTATCCAACATTCGCTGTCatttttttgataaatgaaTAGGATTTTTGGATGCACATTGCACTTCAGGTGATTAAAGAGAAGTTAAAGGAAGCCGGCTAGCAATGCccagaaacatatttttcacAATAATTGTTTCTGGCTTCCGCGCAAGATGAAAACCGgatctttttccctttttgcaAAGATTTTAGCACTAACTAAACTACGGTATTTATCACACAATAAACATTTTCGATAGATCTATGtatttcaaatacaaaatttggaaataatgaTTAATCGTGAAGAAGGTGGCAAAAAGTATGCACAAGTCACTTTTGGTTTCTAAATCGCAACAGAGTTCATGAGTAAAACGACATGGGTTCGGTTGCTATTAACAGCCAGCTGTCGATCGAGGAAGTTTTGCTTTAGGTTTCCAAAATCAaggaacaaataaataaaaaagtaataattacCATCTATTTCTGCCAGtgacaaaaccaaaatatcaaccatttataaaaagaaaacaaaaaaacaaatactgagtaatttaaaacaaaaatctacCAATCGATCAAGCATGCACAATTTGTTACATGACATCTCATCATGACTTAGTCAACATCGCACCGCGAGCAAGTAAGCACAATTTTCGATAAAGCTTTCTTACGACGATTAGGGAAGGAAAGAAACTAGGAGATTGAAAACATCCTCCCGGACCTTAATATGGTCAGTTAAATTTACTCCTAAACATTCCAATCAAATAGCTCAAACCTTTCAAAATATACGAGAAGTTGGGGTTCTGCAGGAGGAAGTGGTGAAAGTAGAAACCATAAAACACCTTTTAACCTccaaaattattctgcatagtcatttctgaaaatttcaatccGCTAGCCAACTGCATTTTGAGTGGTAAAAAAACTGTCTTCTCCACTTTTATCTGTTTCGTCGAAGAGGAGGGGGTATATGACAGCCAATTTTTCACACCAATCATATATTCAGGTGATTTTAGAAGGTTTGGAGAGGCTCAATCAATCTACAACTTAGCGATCAAGTATTCTTGTTAAGTGACAAAACCGGTCAGATTTGCCCAACTACACTTTGTAGCCATAGCGTcggataaaaacttcaaaataacgATTTTGATCACAACGGTACGGAAAGCAGCTTCCAGAGACAATATGATTCGTATAACCCCCAAATTAAGCAAAcagcaaatcaaacagttcatggtaacgaactttaaataaagagcgactcggataaatagtaaccgaaagcaGATACATCCAAAGAACTGGTTTTTTATTcagattttgaatatataaagttaattaagtttaatgtaaCCCATAAAAAGATTAGGGCCTAAGAAAGTTTGCCCGATTATTGAAAAAAGGGATAAACGACCCCACCACCACCAAAAAAAGGTCAagtaatcttaataaaaaatacaccatcagattcagcacttcagagaaacctactgtagaagtccAGAAAAATCGTGTTCGTTTTTAtagcacttgatattaaccaagtgacatatagcaatcgcaaattctgtcggtctgtcggtatgtctgtcggtcccagttttgctactttaggcacttccaggtaagctaggacgatgaaatttagcaagTGTATCAGGCACCGGACCAGATTAATTTAGAAAGattcgttttcccgatttgaccatctgggggggagtgggggccggttaattcggaaagaatagaaaaaatgaagtatttttaacttatgagcgggtgatgggatcttaatgaaatttgatgtttggaatgatattgtgtctcagagctcttattttaaatcccgaccagatctgatgacattggggggagttggaggggggaacctaaaatcttggaaaacacttagagtggagggatcgggatgaaacttgatggggaaaaaagcacaagtcccagatacatgattgacataatcagaacggatccgttctctttggggtagttggggggggggggggtaattctgaaaaattagaaaaaaagaggtatttttaacttacgaacgggtgatcggatctcaatgaaatttgatttttagaaggatatcgtgtcttagagctcttattttaaatcccgaccggatctggtgacattggggggggatttgagaggggaaacctaaaacttggaaaacacttagagtggagggatcgggatgaaacttggtgggaaaaataagcacaagtcctagatacatgattgacataaccggaacggatccgctctctttggggtagttgggggaggggttaattctgaaaaatcagaaaaaatgaggtatttttaacttacgaacgggtgatcggatttcaatgaaatttgatatttagaaggatatcgtgtctcaaagctcttattttaaatcctgaccagatctggtgacattgggggaagtttggggagggggaacctaaaatcatggaaaacgcttagattggagggatcgggatgaaatttggtgggaaaaatatgcagaagtcttacatacgtgatttaaataattggaatggatccgctctattggggagggggggggggttaaatctgaaaaataagaaaaaaatacgtatttttaacttacgaaggagtgatcggatcttcatgaaacttcatatttagaaggacctcgtaactcagatctcttattataaatctcaaccggatcaagcgtaattggggggggggcagttggggggaccggaaatcttagaaaatacttaaagcagtgagatcttgatgaaactgaatgggaagaatagaaacctgtctaagatacttgactgacataaccggaccggatctgctctctttggtggaattggaggggggggggtaattttgaaaattgaggtatttgtaacttacgaaagggtgaccagatcttaatgaaatttgatatttagaaggatcttgtgctttaaagttctaattttaaattccgaccagatcctgtgacattggggggagttggagggggaaaccggaattcttggaaaatgtgaaaattggggtatttttatcttacgaatagatgatcggatcttaatgcaatttgatttttagaaggaattcatgtctcagagctcttatttcaaatcccgaccagatcttttgacattggggggagttggaggggaaaatcttggaaaaatacttggagtggaggaatcgggatgaagcttggtggatagaataaacaaatgtccttgatacgtgattgaccgAACCGTagtggattcgctctctttggaggatttggggggaggggttcagtgatttggcgagtttggtgcttctggacgtgctaggacgatgaaaattggtaggcgtgtcagggaggtgcacaatttgacttgataaagtcgtttcccagattcgaccatctgaggggctaaagggagaggaaaaattagaaaaaatgaggcatttataacttacgagtgggtgatcggatcttaatgaattttgatatttagaaggacatcgtgactcagagctcttattttaaatcctgaccggcattaagcctcttatcttcctttttaaatcaatctattgattcatagaattttgttagagctcataccatatgatctcttggctcttagctcttctcgcctcgtcacaagtgccatatgagctcttagctcttgttttcaagGGTGAtggtatcgaaccagtgatccttGAAGATTGGATGGTCACCAGCCCTTCTCCCACGGCTTTTTTATCATAAGATATCTGATCGAAAATTAGAGGTAGCCATTtaattcagcatagtcaaattgtccaataactatgtctttggagatgataTGATTCCCCATATTTCATGGGGAAAAGGCTGTAAGCTAGGCAATTTAACCCATTGTCCACATACAGTATTCGTTGTTGGGAAGCATGCGGGAATTCATTGGAGATATTTTCTACGGGGGGGAAGGGATTTTTAACGGGGATAATTTTCTGTGGGGAGCGAGTTTCCGGGAGGGAATTCTCCAGTGAAAATTTTACACGGGAGAAAAGGTATTTCTtcgcatgatttgaaaaatagtcaaaaattatatgaaaaaaaaaacaaatcaaaggtttttttttcaactgagacaaaggagcaacattaaaacttaaaacgaatagaaagaATTCCACATATAAAATAAACTTCTCATTCCTAaatccttgctctttacgctaaagtctgattttgtcaaaattctttaagaatgactgcttcaacacaagggccgttgatGCTGAATGAGATGTATTTTCAAAGAGCCTTAAGATTTCAGTAATAAGCCCTCTAGGCTCAAGTTTCGTAAACAGGTTGCAATTATTTCGCCTTGcctttttcttgggggggggtcatttggGGAGAGGCCGCAACTGATCATTTGACTTCCCTAAATCAAAACAGAGTAAGTATtctatatatttcatatatctTGTTGGATTTCCATTAAAGTTAATATTCAAGGGGCACAATCAAAAGGAATAAAGATTGAGGATGCTTACTGCGATTTTAGACTAGTGACGCTGAATTGATGGTCATATCTGCGACAATTTTTCCCCCAGaaattttagcattattttaattgttttaaatgctataacttaacaaaaaaaagttaaaaatttctcgGTCAAGCTCATTTGGCATTCTAGCCTTTTACTTGGTTTGGAGGGAAGCAACGACACCACGtttatttatggtaatttctgtgatttttaagtttaactccaaagtttgattcaattttgtgctcattttggggttaaCTTCTCCATGAACGGGAACTTTCGCTGCTTTAAAGTTTTACTCCTTAAAAAGTTCCACCGATTGGGGCTTTAGCTTTACAACATTTGCCTCAAAGCATGCACGTAATTCTATCTCTGTGTCTCCGGtcttatatctatataaaaaggtaaggtaaaggatacggcattagactttacagtccgtgccggcggtgctgatctccgtttcttggcccttcagccaggaagtgcaatggggggttgggggccagccatcctgtgctttcgcatacccttcctgttttatatctatatatctatacttTTGGCGTATACGAGGCTAATTATTGTGCAGCCTTTACATACTCTATCAATAAAAGCTGCAGTGTCATACGCACATAGATGTACAAATAAGCAATAACAATAATGGAAGCCCGATTTCATCCATATGGCAATATAAGcaggtaaattttctttaactcttttcCACTTTTGAACAGCTACAAGGACACTGTGAGTGATAATATCAGGCTGTCAAGCGATTTATTCGATAATGTCATGTCAAACAACGTGACTCTTGACTATGTCGTGTTTTGAATGGGTACTAAGACTAATGTTTGAGCACTTCATCCATTCATCATAATACATAACTAAAATAACAGAAGGTTTTCAAACTTatcatgttttattatttttacaagtCAAGGGTGCTCAAACTTAGTCATATTTAATTCGATAAAAATGTCTCACATGGAGACCCTGCCGAGAAAGCTAAATCAGCTTGCAGCAAACACCCATACCCAATACCAAGTTCTCAGAAACTGCATAGTGTTGAAACTCAAGCTAAGTGCAAAtagagaaaataatatttaaaatataaaggaTTATGCACTCTACAAGCTAACACAATAAGACAGTTTAAAAATCGTTCTAAAtcttaagctaaaaaagaaatcgAGACTAAGAGCATAGAGGGCAAAAATGTCGCCTGAACGAGTGATATCTATCAACAGCGATCAAAGGGGCGATGTCACAGAACCAAAATGATGCTGGCTTTTAGTTCAGCGAATACAATACTTGAAGACAAATGATGGCCATCACTATGCTGTTTTGGGATTAACTTTCCCTAGGGTTTTCTATGAAAGGCATCCCTAAAAATCATTACAGAGCTCCTGACTCTATGCTTTTAAACGGTTCTTATATTTAACAGCTTAGATTACGAGTATGAAATAAACTCTAACATAAATATTAATTCAAAGAACGCAATGTTTATTGAATATTTGGTATATGTGAATGTTCTATAATCCattggaaaaattcaaaaaccatATGCTAAAATACATTGAATCAATTAGGGCAGTAAAACTCTTTTAGACTTAGATGATACTGATGATTTACGCATCGTAAATGAAAGTTTTAGAAAAACGAATAAGTACTTAAAGTTTTCGAGAGTCCAGGGTGTAAGAATATGTCTGAAAATTAGTGCTAAGAAGAGTCGCTAagaatagccaaaaaaaaatcagggtaAATAgatgatgttgggtaacgagaagatcgatcaagtggacagttTTACTTACCTaagtagtatttttagtaaagatAGTGAATATAGTGAGGAAGTTAAGAGTAGAATAGTCAACATAcagggttttttttcacagttgaaaagagttcggaagaataggaaaataagtaTGCGAGCGAAGATTAGAAAATTGGAGGCTACGGTGAAGACAATGGTCAAGTATGATTGTGAAGCGTGGGCGCTCCAAAAGACAGAAGAggatttactagatattttccagagaaattacctacagAAGTGCCGTAACGGTGTCTAAGTAAAGAATCACGTTCCTTCCATggtttttttgttcatttgtcGTTGTTTTTTTCCCGACCACTTTGAGTGACAGAGTCGTTATAGAAATCTAGAAAAgtctcattcgactggaaattcaATGATCTAGTATCCTTCTAAAGACACGAAAATAAATGGACGACAACCAGCCTGCATCCGGGCCCTTTCTGCTACCCAGATCCCATTGCTTTCCACGACATTTGATCATGAATTTTGACACTtgcattttgttcagaataaaTGAAAGGTCTAGTAAATACTGGCCCTTGCGGGGATATAAGAACCCCAAAACTCCTGTCACGAGAACCACGAGCTAGAGAACCATCAATTTTTCATAGTTGCCAAAGATGAGCATGTTTGATGCTGTGGGTTCAGTGTTTCGAAACATTCATAGATCGTTCCCTACGTTATAATAATCCTACATTTTGTTGTGGGAGGGTCAGAGGTAGCCAAAAAACTCCTCGTACCTGATCAGATATAAATTTACAACCGTAAATATTTCGATTGAAAAGAACCTGATGAGAAAGAAAATAAGGGGCACACGCAAAAAAATTATGGTTCCCCCAAAAACAGGACAAAAAAATCCCAGCCACTTCGCGTGGAAGGGACGGCCATAGAGACTTGGAAGAAGATCCATTCGCCCTTATATCAAAAGTGCTTGCGTCCTTTTAAAGAACGATTCAAATGTGATACCAAACAATagttttgagatgaccattttgttaAGAAATGTCAAAATGTCTCATGAGCATGCCTGCAAGGTTAACATCGCCCCCACAAACGCAAATGGACTCAAATAGAAAAGGTGGCCATGGTTGGTCATGGTAGTTTCATCAGCTAAAAGCTACTAGGTCAAAATAGGTAAATGAAAATACACTTTGTGTATCCAAACCTTTACTTACAGATACAGGAGCAAAAAGAATGGGTCCCAGGTCGAAgatttatgtttttacgaggagattttaacacccaggtcggtagaaatagggatagatggcaTCGTAGCCTagataaatttggtgtaggaaaagaaaacagtaatggctacagacttttgcaattttgtaggtataacaatgtAGTCAtgaccaatacggtgtttggtaataaaatggcccataagttgacatagtattcacgtgatggtaagacagcaaaccttattaaTTATGTTgtagtaaaccgaagactggcaaaatcaatacaagatactagggtgtacaggagtgctgttattgatgttaaaagtaaagatcaccatctagtggTGTATAGAGTTGATTTAAAGCCGAAATTTCGGAAAGGTACCTACTTCCAAGGAAGTTATGACGTTGGTAGAGcatggcagaaaaaaaaaaaaatctgtgaaTCTGTGAAATCTTAGggagaaagttaagactgcaaataggaatattagtgaaaaagctttatgtctAATAGAGAGGacaaggggtttgtacaagatatatctgagtgatagataatatgaaaacaaaaggaatataaagaaagtggagcaagcattaaaatatgaactaagaaagtgtgaagtggaggccatggacaaaattgccaaggatctggaagatgcagctagacggcataatagtaaaatattgtactgacaTGTTAacaaattgagagggagtagtcaatccggacttgtcccagttaaagataggaaccgGGCCGCAATTAgggataaggaaagagttaaagtgaGATTGgcagaaattttgagaatgtgctataCCGAGATACAGttagttgcaggaaaagatggaattgcaggaaaagatatagagaaaaatgaaaaagattttgataccttggatgtaaaagaagatttgtttttgtgaggaagaattagcaacagcactaaaaggattaaaaaatgataaggcTCCAGGtcctgatagtgtggtaaatgagttacTTAAAagtggtggctctgaggttagaaataagttattgaacattacgaatatgattttttaaaaacgggaagtacctaacgatttaatgaaaactttaattaagtcactgtataagaaaggtgataagagtgagtgtcggaattatcgaggcattagtcttgTGTCtctaggtagcaaattacttactAATATGATACTTTACAGAGTTAGAGATGCTGTTGACAAagtttaagagaagaacagtgtggttttagaaagggGAGAGGATGCGTTGACTAAATTTTgctcttaggttaataactgagaagtgcctgagtcatcaaacacctttagttctaatttttatagattatgagcaagcgttcgattatattgataaaagagctttagcaaaggtcttatctttgaatggtataccagacaaatacagtAAAGTGATTAGTGTTATGTACGAGAACAACAGTGCTGCGGTTTatgtaggaaatgaggttagcagctggttttgtattaaatcaggagttgggtagggttgtgttctatcatCCTTTATgtgaatcattttgatggactttgtcttaggGAGCATAGAAAGTTCAATGAGAGACCGCGAAATCGAattgggaggaaaaactctcctggacttggATTATGCCGAtggtttaagcatcctagatgaaagtgtgaacaaaattaataagcttccagaggttttgcaagttcaggctgctataataggtttgaaaaataatgctaagaagactaagtcactaagactaggaatacgtgaagatgaaaaggtgacgttgggtaacgaaaagattgatcaggtgggcagcttcactcaccttggtagtattattagtaaagacagtgggagcagtTAAGATGCTAatagtagaatagccaagacttgggctgttttttcatagttaaaaaaagtttaaaataatagaAGGATAAGTCTGCacaccaagattagaatattggaaggtacagtgatgacgaTGGTTCAATATGGCTCAGAAGCATGGGCGCTtcgaaaaacggaggaagatttactagatgttttccagagaaattgcctacggattgttctaggTTCCCAGcttactgaccgtatttcaaacagcaggttgtacaaaaaatgagcaaaatatcccgctttctatggccataatgaaagaaaggttgagatggctagggcacgttctgcagatgaaggattgCAGATTTCTGAGAATTGTCCTTTTCAGctaaccatctagggctaaatggaaagcaggtcatcctcgtctggggtggaaggatgtcataaagaaagatttaaaggaaatggaaaatttctgggaggtgtaaagagggaggctttgaatatattgggatggaggaggagcctgCGTAGCTGAGTTGGCTTCAGGCCGCTTGGTACAGTGgcgagttgttagcagtagcagtagtggtagaggtaaatcaaaaggcacCAACTGGAACCATGTCATCAAAGTAGTGCATCTCTGTTGAGTTAAATAGGGTaccaagttaaaactttcagaacCATGCCATCAAAGCAGTGTATCTCCATGGAGTGAAATAGGGTACAAAGTTAAAACCTTCAGGAGTTTGAGAGAGACCGAGTGCATACCAAATTTTATCTTGAAGGGGGAAGACGGGGAAAGGTCTAAAAATGTTTTCGCCAAGCCatctaaaatattttgcattatATGCCCCTATATGGGCCTATAGTTTAATCACGGTGAAGAATTAaggtaaataaacaaaaaactatacgTTATCAGGTGATCAAAACGTCATATATGTAATATCGTAGGAACAGCTTAGGGGACAAATTTAAAACTGTCAAGGGGTATTAAGGGGCAATTTGACTTCAAGTGTTTATTTGGGGGAGATAGCAGAGATAACGGGTCTAAAGATTTTGGTATATAGAGTACTTGAAAATGTTTCTAGTATTTagtattttgagttttaaacatcccccttaacattctctgaaaatatcaacttaataccctcaactGTCCATGAGATATTGCAGacatgccattttgacaaccggATACAtgtagcgtcttttgatttagtcaaaCATCCCAATCAACGTTTACTAAATTTGACATCAAACTAATTTGGCCTCAAATCTTGACTTAGTGGAAGGAGGAGAGGTGAAgagtttaaagttttttgtatctagcctgtttaaaattttaatcaatgGAATCCGGGAATCTATTTTTGGTAAAGTAATGATGTAGAGTGAGAGAGAATCATGTTATCGAAATAATGTACCGGCATTACTTCAAGGTTAAGCTTCCGGGGTgctgggggggggcaaacgGAACCcaaattttgactttaaaaaattgtatcGGAGTTATGAATATGGCATATCTGCAAAATATCGGAGACACCAATTGGGAATCAAGCTCATATTTTCGAAGTTTTAGGGGATGTATGAGGACTCTATATCCTGTGTTAAGAAGGAGggatattttagttaaaaatttgtGACTCCGATCTACCTAAAAATTTGGCACTATTAGTCCCAGTGAAAATTCAATAGACGGTGAAATCACGTCAAAACTCTATTGACGGTGAAATATTAAGTAAGatactaaataaattttatttcttgtttattttctatCTTAACAATATGCTGGAAATAATGTATCGGCTATATAAATTTTGTTACAATTCTTGTATCCCGTAGGAATTTGCTACTTAACAACAATCAATAATTGTCTCATGAGTTCCCATCTTTCAACGCTTATATATCTGTAAGAAGAGATATTCGCTTAGGATTCTTGATATAATTAGACAAatacaataagttttttttaaatgaaagtaaggagcgacattaaaacttaaaacgaacagaaactactccgtatgtgaaaggggcttttcctcttcaacgccttgctctttacgctaaagtttcttactgttttaagaggtagagttaagagaaagagtcaaacttcagctaaatatgaagtttcatgaagatccgatcattccttcgtaagttaaaaatacgtcattttttcaaatttttcagaattaaccccccccccccaatacagcggatcctttccaattatgtaaatcacgtatctaagacttcttctaattttttccaccaagtttcatcccgatccctccaatctaagcgttttccatgattttaggttccccccaaactccccccaatgtcatcagatccagtcgggatttaaaataaaagctctgagacacgatatccttccaaacatcaaatttcattaagatctgatcaaccgttcgtaagttcaaaatacttcattttttctattttctccgaGTTAACGGGCCCtccactcctcccccccccagatggtcaaatcgggaaaacgactctttctaatttaatctggtccggtccctgatacgcctgccaaatttcatcgtcctagcttacctggaagtgtctaaagtagcaaaaccgggaccgacagaccgacagaatttgcgattgcaatatgtcacttggttaataccaagtgccataaaaaccgggTGACGATCCCGCAGCTTTCCGCAATTTTTCCGGAAACGAAAAGCCAATTTAGATTCATGATTAGCATGGACAAGAGACAGATTTGTCGACCAAAAAGGTTTTTCTATGTTCTTTTTAAACCGATTTATTCATAAAGTATCGCTAGCACCATCTTTTTAACAATGtaataagtaagaaaaaaactaagctcaaaatcatttttatcacTGTGACAACTCAGGTAATAGTCTCAGTATTATCAGATGTGTGTTATTCAAGAGTTTCAATGTTATTCAGGTTATCAGAATTATATCTTAGTGTTTTTTCTCATTACTAATTGCATAATCACATTTTTTCAGGTGAGGTAAAGGAGCTGATCTTTCAATAAGACCAGGGGATTCAAAGACACGACT
Above is a genomic segment from Artemia franciscana chromosome 15, ASM3288406v1, whole genome shotgun sequence containing:
- the LOC136036564 gene encoding uncharacterized protein LOC136036564 yields the protein MATIRELQHALAVRTEELREYDAVVKRLKKQIVDKENLISQLRNELDKYRQVLRSPTLATKFQHVGIEENGLRINPDAPWRKTNGVLNGEGRVKRQAISAEPLSMTMLNDIREVGIKKVTKSQR